Proteins from one Malassezia vespertilionis chromosome 2, complete sequence genomic window:
- the STT4 gene encoding 1-phosphatidylinositol 4-kinase (COG:T; EggNog:ENOG503NUX7) has translation MLTNGTVQRYLAEARFAAATADAVSECTESSQAHAYLSSVLGDLERILSQLPHLDMDERIQVQPYIEWPVLDELAYSLTEAILKIGTAIPSLAPRTLKCIGAFSDALVALCYDRGDTRALVMRTVPLMHGFARAVQYVSFAYNTSFLFSMVSSLGRVAADLDCMQRLDAALVCLPSQRDAAAQCAIADGTNSVPLAETARHVNTLVERYRTLGVPLSGRFVAWCALSTLASIYAQLLLGDVVRGQPAYAHAWARLQRAEPKQRAAPGPLAALAQDVYTRTTATVLHTAQQTLRLYPELYARELLSTACKIITLGVAGEGAQGEQPFVHGMFSALLSEHATLQDPLVQRATLESINVLVHVRPSLAPSLAAQLREFVQLPLPLWEADLASGSPLLSTAAQSLAQCVCVSEPGLAPSLMYALLNNLGREADTCDAKGRIVPSDQGVVVGSTVAVITRLAQALKDPSVTVLAITLLLQRLQGSIRAHRGALLTHLAPLALSAPTSSFVNVMNYFTDAARTAMREKDTQRLGAVQSAQIFLARGLTRTADEAAAEADRVMGEKHEPRQELYLNELLALGIEAGMRTGDAKRDPSHVLSVVPILAALLAHPDLNPHWAPQPTQVYLFRNLWTVLSLNGATGPLTAPMPPNDPFSIIALKTPTLIPESAVNYIDEDIEYNSVLKQDTFGASVESVRNRIAPVLGARLVDGRIPLSRLAFLLAVLEVEWRRSAAGRPSMMLWYFAHPAIPSSSLAAPLRAMCDRTFAAYLVHASQRAEEHALGEQASDEVRNLLVGMCHSAAHVRQVANGYVERLVSAFPELFGRMDVVVTMLEMLTILAKSCDGEVEDAFLPQYYFTSVSAGFTLGLSDSYALRKNILVHVYTSVRTLLSRVQSEMPQELSNVLLRYLRHVETQPSSGTDGLGKSVALDFARGIPPSDPASFSAVRHDASGMLTRDLTAQSMFYGEIRAQPAIDSNTLLCELAALIREAELGAHPPMEMLRTTLYRAAARLLSGAEIQFMLLHYLVALPLVVCTKAALALAVEIWGWVMTERPEMETSVISEIRYGWARTIRKRQGIYTPHMAARNAMHTKMNMSATNRDDVTREMRKADTLFSGHALVLQLLSDRLQASRSSNGTLVTVLVGFVQRLVEAAPLLSNHALLRETRLAMVLFCLRVLSFAHLDVQVEFRLRDGVLRLGIDWFASPIDWTYGGSTRRAHAELQFLKDVQLALRTATVRADYVVNTASVSQSGKYTVHSAQPITPWATLAQVIAQVQSMIQTLQALLQHEEMRLVVWLRPTVDDHARPVHVSLELLHTAWRVDPRVAVQIAERWRDPELKKALGTLVRRAPHRAVDSGEALEYVIADKMQLAAKDKTDLRWLLVWAPVTPVAAVDLLQPDVSGDPLVLQYAMRVLEQFPVDTVFFYIPQIVQTLREDKYGYAAQYILKTSLISQLFCHQIIWNMNANKYKDDNAEVEDPLKPTLDTMVERIVAQLSGPAKEFYEREFSFFTEVTSISGKLKPYIKKSKLEKKAKIDEEMAKVTLEHGAYLPSNPDGVVVDLDRTSGRPLQSHAKAPFMATFLVRRELEPSDDAEEEQQERYHDVWQSAIFKVGDDCRQDVLALQVIAQFKAIFMSVGLDVYLDPYRVTATEPGCGVIDVVPNATSRDEMGRAKVNDLLTFFKTRYGGEESIAFQKARINFIQSMAAYSVVCHILQIRDRHNGNIMIDGGGHVIHIDFGFLFDIGPGGMRFEPYSFKLSMEMVAVMGGHDSPGFAMFEELVVKAYLACRPYAHAIVTTCGLMLGTDLPSFKGPGTMVRLMDRFKPHLSERDAARHAVWLVKDAYGNRRAVLYDMIQEKQNHIPYRR, from the exons ATGCTG ACAAATGGCACTGTCCAGCGCTaccttgccgaggcgcgctttgccgctgcgACAGCCGATGCAGTTTCCGAGTGCACGGAGTCCTCGCAGGCCCACGCCTACCTTAGCTCGGTCCTTGGCGATCTTGAGCGTATCCTTTCCCAGCTCCCCCACCTGGACATGGACGAGCGCATCCAGGTCCAGCCGTACATCGAGTGGCCCGTACTGGACGAGCTTGCGTACTCGCTTACTGAGGCGATCCTCAAGATCGGCACCGCAATCCCCAgtttggcgccgcgcacgctgaAGTGCATTGGCGCTTTCAGCGATGCACTCGTCGCGCTCTGTTACGACCGCGGCGACACCCGCGCGCTTGTTATGCGCACCGTGCCGCTTATGCATggctttgcacgcgccgtgcagtaCGTGTCCTTTGCGTACAACACCTCCTTCTTGTTTTCGATGGTCTCCTCGCTCGGCCGGGTCGCCGCGGACCTTGACTGCATGCAGCGtctcgatgcggcgcttgtaTGCCTCCCTTCtcagcgcgacgccgcggcgcagtgcgccatTGCCGACGGTACCAATTCTGTGCCGCTGGCTGAGACTGCGCGACACGTAAacacgctcgtcgagcgctaCCGCACGCTGGGCGTCCCCTTGTCCGGCCGTTTTGTCGCGTGGTGTGCGCTGAGCACGCTAGCCTCCATCTACGCCCAGCTCCTCTTGGGCGACGTGGTGCGCGGCCAGCCCGCGTACGCACACGCCTGGGCACGTCTTCAGCGAGCCGAGCcgaagcagcgcgctgcgccgggcCCACTCGCTGCGCTAGCCCAAGACGTCTACACGCGCACGACTGCGACGGTGCTgcatacggcgcagcagactCTTCGTCTGTATCCCGAGCTgtacgcgcgcgagctgctgaGCACCGCGTGCAAGATTATTACGCTGGGCGTCGCGGGCGAAGGTGCGCAAGGCGAGCAGCCCTTTGTGCACGGCATGTTTTCCGCGCTCCTGAGCGagcacgcgacgctgcaggaCCCTCTTGTACAGCGTGCAACGCTGGAGAGTATCAATGTGCtcgtgcatgtgcgcccgtcgcttgcgccgtcgctCGCCGCACAGCTCCGCGAGTTTGTCCagctgccgctgccgctgtGGGAGGCGGACCTTGCGTCTGGCTCGCCGCTGCTCAGCACTGCCGCCCAGTCGCTTGCACAGTGTGTCTGCGTGAGCGAGCCCGGCCTTGCGCCCTCGCTCATGTacgcgctgctcaacaATCTCGGCCGCGAGGCGGATACGTGCGACGCAAAAGGACGCATCGTCCCGAGCGACCAGGGCGTGGTTGTGGGAAGCACGGTCGCGGTGATTACccgcctcgcgcaagcgctcAAGGATCCGTCGGTGACCGTGCTTGCCATCACGCtccttttgcagcgcctgcaagGTAGTATccgcgcgcaccgcggcgcattgctcACCCACCTTGCGCCCCTTGCGCTTTCCGCGCCCACCTCGAGCTTTGTGAATGTGATGAACTACTTTaccgacgctgcgcgcacggcgatgcgcgaaAAGGATAcacagcgcctcggcgccgtgcagtCTGCACAAAtctttcttgcgcgcggcctGACGCGCACAGCCGACGAGGCGGCCGCGGAAGCAGATCGGGTTATGGGCGAGAAGCACGAGCCGCGCCAGGAGCTCTACTTGaacgagctgcttgcgctgggcatCGAGGCCGGCATGCGCACCGGCGATGCGAAGCGCGATCCTTCGCACGTTCTCAGCGTCGTGCCCATCCTCGCCGCACTCCTCGCACACCCCGACTTGAATCCGCACTGGGCTCCGCAGCCGACCCAAGTGTATCTCTTCCGCAATCTCTGGACCGTGCTCAGTCTTAACGGCGCCACAGGCCCGCTCACCGCGCCGATGCCACCCAACGATCCCTTCTCGATCATTGCGCTCAAAACCCCCACACTAATTCCCGAGAGTGCGGTCAACTACATCGACGAGGACATTGAGTACAACTCTGTGCTGAAGCAGGACACGTTCGGCGCTTCCGTCGAGAGTGTGCGCAATCGCATTGCAccggtgcttggcgcgcgtctCGTCGATGGCCGCATCCCTCTGTCGCGCCTTGCCTTTTTGCTGGCCGTGCTCGAAGTCGAGTGGCGCCGTAGCGCGGCGGGCCGTCCGTCAATGATGCTCTGGTACTTTGCGCACCCTGCCATCCCCTCTTcttcgctcgccgcgccgctgcgtgccatGTGCGACCGTACATTTGCAGCTTATTTGGTgcacgcgtcgcagcgcgccgaggagcaTGCACTGGGCGAGCAGGCGAGCGATGAAGTGCGCAACTTGCTCGTCGGCATGTGCCACAGTGCGGCCCATGTGCGTCAGGTCGCGAACGGCTACgttgagcgcctcgtgtCGGCCTTCCCCGAGCTCTTTGGCCGCATGGATGTGGTGGTGACGATGCTGGAGATGCTCACGATACTGGCCAAGAGCTGCGACGGCGAGGTAGAGGATGCCTTTTTGCCCCAGTACTACTTTACCAGCGTCTCGGCAGGCTTTACGCTCGGGCTCAGCGACTCGTATGCGCTCCGGAAAAACATCCTGGTGCACGTCTAcaccagcgtgcgcacgcttctttcgcgcgtgcagtcCGAGATGCCGCAGGAGCTGAGCAATGTACTGCTGCGCTACCTGCGCCATGTAGAGACCCAGCCCAGCTCCGGCACCGACGGACTCGGGAAGagtgtcgcgctcgactttgcgcgcggcatccCGCCCTCGGATCCAGCGAGCTTCTCCGCGGTGCGGCACGACGCGTCGGGCATGCTTACGCGCGACCTCACCGCACAGAGCATGTTTTACGGCGAGATCAGGGCGCAGCCCGCGATCGACTCCAACACGCTCTTGTGCgagcttgcggcgctcatCCGGGAagccgagctcggcgcgcaccCGCCTATGGAAATGTTGCGCACCACGCTCtaccgcgccgctgcccgCCTGCTTTCCGGCGCCGAGATTCAGTTTATGCTCCTCCACTacctcgtcgcgctgccTCTTGTCGTGTGCACGAAAGctgcacttgcgcttgccgtggAGATCTGGGGCTGGGTCATGACGGAGCGCCCCGAGATGGAAACGAGCGTCATTAGCGAGATTCGGTATGGATGGGCGCGCACgatccgcaagcgccaagGCATCTACACGCCGCACAtggccgcgcgcaatgccaTGCACACCAAGATGAACATGTCTGCAACAAACCGCGACGATGTGACGCGCGAGATGCGCAAAGCCGACACACTCTTTTCCGGCCACGCCCTCGTCCTCCAGCTTCTGTCGGACCGCCTGCAGGCGTCGCGCAGTAGCAACGGCACCCTCGTCACCGTGCTTGTCGGCTTTGTTCAGCGCCTTGTCgaagccgcgccgctcttgaGCAACcacgcgcttttgcgcgagaCACGCCTCGCGATGGTGCTCTTCTGCCTGCGTGTCTTGTCGTTTGCGCACCTCGATGTCCAGGTCGAGTTTCGCCTCCGCGACGGCgtcctgcgcctcggcatcgaCTGGTTTGCCTCCCCGATCGACTGGACGTACGGCGGAagcactcgccgcgcccacgccgagctgcagTTCCTCAAAGACGtgcagctggcgctgcgcaccgcgacGGTGCGTGCCGACTATGTGGTCAACACCGCGAGTGTGTCGCAAAGCGGCAAGTACACTGTCCATTCTGCACAGCCCATCACGCCGTGggcgacgcttgcgcaggtCATTGCGCAGGTGCAAAGCATGATCCAGACACTGCAGgcgctcctgcagcacGAGGAGATGCGCCTGGTCGTCTGGCTGCGCCCCACCGTGGACGACCACGCGCGCCCTGTTCACGTCTCGCTCGAGCTTTTGCACACCGCGTGGCGCGTCGATCCACGCGTCGCAGTGCAGATTGCCGAGCGCTGGCGGGATCCCGAGCTGAAGaaggcgctcggcacgcttgtgcgccgcgcgccgcaccgcgctgtTGACAGCGGTGAGGCGCTCGAGTACGTGATTGCAGACAAGATGCAGCTTGCAGCCAAAGACAAAACGGATCTGCGCTGGCTGCTTGTCTGGGCGCCGGTCACGCCTGTAGCCGCCGTCGATCTCCTGCAGCCCGACGTGAGTGGAGATCCGCTGGTGTTGCAGTATGCCATGCGCGTCCTGGAGCAGTTTCCTGTGGACACTGTCTTTTTCTACATTCCCCAGATTgtgcagacgctgcgcgaggacaAGTATGGCTACGCTGCGCAGTACATTCTCAAAACCAGTCTTATTTCGCAGCTATTCTGCCACCAGATCATCTGGAACATGAATGCGAACAAGTACAAGGACGACAATGCGGAAGTCGAGGACCCGCTCAAACCCACGCTCGACACCATGGTCGAACGCattgttgcgcagctctcGGGGCCCGCGAAGGAGTTTTACGAGCGCGAATTTTCCTTCTTTACGGAAGTCACGAGCATCTCGGGCAAGCTCAAGCCCTACATCAAGAAGTCCAAGCTCGAGAAGAAGGCCAAGATCGACGAGGAGATGGCAAAGGTtacgctcgagcacggcgcctACCTGCCATCGAATCCAGACGGCGTCGTGGTCGATCTGGACCGCACATCGGGGCGCCCTTTGCAGTCGCACGCCAAGGCTCCGTTCATGGCCACCTTTttggtgcgccgcgagctcgagccGTCGGACGACGCGGAAGAAGAACAGCAAGAGCGCTACCACGACGTGTGGCAGTCGGCCATCTTCAAGGTCGGCGACGACTGCAGGCAGGATgtgctggcgctgcaggtCATCGCACAGTTCAAGGCCATCTTTATGTCGGTCGGCCTCGACGTGTATTTGGATCCCTACCGCGTCACGGCCACCGAGCCGGGCTGTGGCGTGATTGACGTTGTGCCGAACGCGAcgtcgcgcgacgagaTGGGACGCGCCAAGGTGAATGACCTGCTCACCTTCTTCAAGACACGCTACGGCGGCGAGGAGAGTATTGCGTTccaaaaggcgcgcattAATTTCATCCAGTCCATGGCGGCCTACTCGGTCGTGTGCCACATTCTTCAGATCCGCGATCGTCACAATGGCAATATCATGATCGACGGCGGAGGCCACGTTATCCACATTGACTTTGGGTTCTTGTTTGACATTGGGCCGGGTGGAATGCGGTTCGAGCCGTACTCGTTCAAGCTGAGCATGGAGATGGTCGCGGTGATGGGCGGCCACGACTCGCCCGGCTTTGCCATGTTCGAAGAGCTGGTCGTGAAGGCCTACTTGGCGTGCCGTCCGTACGCCCATGCTATTGTTACTACATGCGGGCTTATGCTCGGCACAGATTTGCCTAGCTTCAAGGGGCCTGGCACGATGGTGCGGCTCATGGATCGGTTCAAGCCGCACTTGTCCGaacgcgacgcggcgcgtcaTGCCGTCTGGCTCGTCAAAGATGCGTACGGAAATCGCCGTGCGGTGCTGTACGATATGATCCAGGAGAAGCAGAATCATATTCCGTACAGGCGCTAG
- a CDS encoding uncharacterized protein (EggNog:ENOG503P6M5; COG:S), whose translation MEAAAALRKARIDALRALRAAEEASDADALAQNTFGAEVKRAFRESVPPPGYVRPTTVIDTVEQAIAGLQERTLGEDATMQTQELDLHAIAPQKPNADLRRDYMRRVEKLERRTKHAIRTLIVQRLGTQDEAAHAEAVSLVAGMESEEEEG comes from the coding sequence atggaagcggcggcagcgctgcgcaaggcgcgaatcgatgcgctgcgcgcgctgcgcgcagccgAGGAGgcaagcgatgcagacgcacTTGCACAGAACACGTTTGGCGCAGAGGTGAAGCGTGCGTTCCGCGAGAGTGTGCCTCCGCCGGGCTATGTGCGCCCAACGACCGTGATCGATACGGTCGAGCAGGCGATTGCTGGGCTGCAAGAACGTACGCTGGGAGAGGATGCAACGATGCAGACGCAGGAACTTGATCTGCACGCaattgcgccgcagaaacCAAATGCAGATTTGCGGCGTGACTatatgcggcgcgtcgagaaGCTCGAGCGACGGACCAAGCATGCGATCCGTACATTgattgtgcagcgcctcggcaccCAGGACGAGGCTGCACATGCAGAGGCAGTGAGCCTTGTTGCAGGGATGGAGtcggaggaggaggagggGTGA
- the MSS51 gene encoding translational activator for mitochondrial COX1 (COG:S; EggNog:ENOG503NTVQ; BUSCO:EOG09261OKK), with amino-acid sequence MPRTQARSIFGLFTPKSKKPEAPPPKAPVLAPDNLFHKLSESPIPALRARGERIRTLAPCPVSMAKYGERRPVHFECPDCGWPTHCSEEMWAQDTEHARYVPRLREANEDEHDLRSGRVMTEFALPRDQPHEEVVNFSGWDQLFYTRNFPSINTERSKRHVSKLLTFPMTIASALHENSPYTRRSTRLTHEGLRSVTPLRQTLQPELGARPSLDPVRIFVVGARAEATLPPDVWNQLAYIFPKVRVEIYLIGPEVAIPGKTEPSPWNLSMYQNRDTYFACPSRSIAVSAGVGLTALQTTYEKIHTFFEPFDPYTDVFFAFSPGFGFPSLIAVEEQARLRDELRADEKRMKEARDTFYAKHAPIPGAESDTHYTPTVVAANPAGGDTPADEPSPEVVAMRPPSDKFTSLQTAPVVQAQREWAQALGQILSTRCPLFISGFSPADVERDVLAFESVEGVSGEFDWLLTPGENAFASQQWAIADFDTRIAVKANWGIWGVRGKRYDILGPQWDTTNS; translated from the coding sequence ATGCCACGCACCCAGGCGCGCTCCATTTTTGGCTTGTTTACGCCCAAGTCCAAAAAACCcgaggcgccgccgcccaaagCGCCGGTGCTCGCGCCGGACAACTTATTCCACAAGCTGTCCGAGTCGCCGATCCCTGCGCTCCGTGCGcgtggcgagcgcatccgcacACTCGCGCCATGCCCCGTGAGCATGGCCAAGTATGGGGAGCGGCGCCCTGTTCATTTCGAGTGCCCTGACTGTGGATGGCCGACGCACTGCTCGGAAGAGATGTGGGCGCAGGATACGGAACATGCGCGCTACGTCCCGCGGCTCCGCGAAGCCAACGAAGACGAGCATGATTTGCGGAGTGGACGCGTGATGACCGAGTTTGCGCTCCCGCGCGACCAGCCGCACGAAGAAGTGGTCAATTTCTCTGGCTGGGACCAGCTGTTTTACACACGCAACTTTCCCTCGATCAATacggagcgcagcaagcgtCATGTGAGCAAGCTGCTTACGTTTCCCATGACGATTGCGTCTGCCTTGCACGAAAACAGCCCGTACACGCGCCGAAGCACGCGTCTTACCCACGAAGgactgcgcagcgtgacGCCACTTCGCCAGACACTGCAGCCAGAACTGGGAGCGCGCCCGAGCCTCGATCCCGTGCGCATCTTTGTCGTCGGCGCACGGGCAGaagcgacgctgccgcccgACGTGTGGAACCAGCTGGCGTACATATTCCCCAAAGTTCGTGTCGAGATCTATTTGATTGGCCCCGAAGTCGCTATCCCAGGCAAGACCGAGCCGAGTCCGTGGAACTTGTCCATGTACCAGAACAGGGACACTTATTTTGCATGCccttcgcgcagcattgccgTCTCTGCCGGCGTTGGGCtcactgcgctgcagaccaCCTACGAAAAAATACACACTTTCTTCGAGCCGTTCGATCCGTACACTGACGTCTTTTTTGCCTTTTCGCCTGGCTTCGGATTCCCCAGTCTCATTGCCGTTGaggagcaggcgcgtctgcgcgacgagctgcgtgcggaCGAAAAGCGCATGAaggaggcgcgcgacacgTTCTATGCTAAGCATGCGCCCATTCCCGGTGCCGAGTCCGACACACACTATACACCGACAGTCGTCGCAGCGAATCCTGCAGGGGGCGATACGCCGGCGGATGAGCCGTCACCTGAGGTCGTCGCGATGCGGCCCCCGAGCGACAAGTTCACCTCGCTCCAGACCGCGCCCGTCGTCCAGGCCCAGCGCGAATGGGCACAGGCGCTTGGACAGATCTTGTCCACGCGCTGCCCTCTGTTCATCTCTGGTTTTTCGCCCGCAGACGTagagcgcgacgtgcttgcTTTTGAGTCTGTAGAGGGCGTCAGCGGCGAGTTCGACTGGCTCCTCACTCCTGGGGAGAATGCGTTTGCGAGCCAGCAGTGGGCAATCGCGGATTTTGATACTCGCATCGCCGTCAAGGCAAATTGGGGTATCTGGGGCGTGCGCGGAAAGCGCTACGACATCCTCGGCCCCCAGTGGGACACTACAAATAGCTGA
- a CDS encoding uncharacterized protein (EggNog:ENOG503Q558; COG:S) yields MSANVVFSQSAALGDAGAHGHAHGHTHDHAQEHGHTHEIMEHPGKFGERTLPNYANRHWPERTFTVGIGGPVGSGKTALLLALCRKLRDEYNIGVVTNDIFTREDQEFLVRNAALQDPNRIRAVETGGCPHAAIREDISANMEVLEQLQAEYDTQLLFVESGGDNLAAAFSVELADFHVYVIDVSGGDKVPRKGGPGISQSDLLVVNKIDIAQYVGASLEVMRRDADKMRDNGPTIFTSVKNGDGVDAVADLILAARRASGADAVGRAPA; encoded by the exons ATGAGCGCCAACGTCGTGTTTTCtcagagcgccgcgctcggtgacgctggcgcgcacggccatgCGCACGGCCATACGCACGATCATGCACAAGAGCATGGACACACGCACGAGATCATGGAGCACCCTGGCAagtttggcgagcgcacgctgccCAACTATGCAAATCGCCACTGGCCCGAGCGGACCTTTACCGTAGGAATCGGCGG TCCTGTTGGATCCGGAaagacggcgctgctgcttgcgctgtgccgcaagctgcgcgatgAGTACAATATCGGCGTCGTCACAAACGACATCTTCACGCGCGAGGACCAAGAGTTCctcgtgcgcaatgcagcacTCCAGGATCCCAACAGGATCCGCGCAGTAGAGACGGGCGGTTGCCCACACGCTGCGATCCGTGAGGATATCTCGGCGAACATGgaggtgctcgagcagctccagGCCGAGTACGATACGCAGCTGCTCTTTGTcgaaagcggcggcgataACCTGGCAGCGGCGTTCAGTGTCGAGCTCGCTGATTTCCACGTCTACGTAATCGATGTTAGCGGTGGCGACAAGGTGCCGCGCAAAGGCGGGCCTGGCATCTCGCAGTCCGACTTGCTCGTCGTGAACAAGATTGACATCGCGCAGTACGtcggcgcttcgctcgaggtgatgcgccgcgacgcggatAAGATGCGGGACAATGGACCTACGATTTTTACCAGCGTCAAGAacggcgacggcgtcgaCGCTGTCGCGGATCTTAttctcgctgcgcgccgcgcatcggGCGCGGACGCTGTGGGCCGTGCGCCCGCGTAG
- a CDS encoding uncharacterized protein (COG:S; TransMembrane:1 (i150-171o); EggNog:ENOG503P8PN) — MQLLVPSETAAQLRCVARQDLPDALRSALAEALGTARIHGASAADPAVAEQAPSIISHTTLCSVAAWARTQGMQACTLAQLVRNAQVYIESPRVYQRPKSLDEQLAKIARANEAAEYARMVAPREEPYTVRGALVPADERAAWRQTRSHVSAILNIALSMGAVATAVWWGAGSRSPIWSPLRSQR; from the exons atgcagctgctggtACCGAGCgagacggcggcgcagctgcggTGCGTAGCGCGGCAAGATCTGccggatgcgctgcgcagtgcactGGCGGAAGCActcggcacggcgcgcataCACGGTGCAAGTGCCGCTGATCCTGCCGTTGCTGAgcaggcgccgagcatcaTTTCGCATACAacgctgtgcagcgtcgcggcgtgggcgcgcacgcaaggaATGCAAGCATGTactctcgcgcagctggtcCGAAATGCGCAAGTGTATATAGAATCCCCGCGCGTCTACCAGCGGCCGAAATcgctcgacgagcagctcgccaagattgcgcgcgcaaacgaaGCGGCCGAGTATGCGCGCATGGTCGCTCCCCGTGAAGAGCCGTACACGGTCCGTGGCGCTCTTGTGCCtgccgacgagcgcgcggcgtggcgccAGACGCGCAGTCATGTAAGTGCGATCCTCAACATTGCTCTGAGCATGGGCGCGGTTGCGACGGCGGTGTGGTGGGGCGCTGGGAGTCGATCGCCCATTTGG TCGCccttgcgctcgcagcgctga
- the AFG1 gene encoding peroxisome-assembly ATPase (BUSCO:EOG09262OJ4; EggNog:ENOG503NV41; COG:S), whose amino-acid sequence MHCVRLVPRTARAGRRFFSAGHASRAEPSGPLETYRALVQEGRLRDDAHQVKIVEQLQTLHEQLKQYEQVPVPAPEEGIKEREPPQTGMLSSILRLLPLPEQEAGRMEQSKMLGVTRDMQHLGVFGHLASFFSHKKEDTEEPTRPENVPQSMYLYGDVGCGKSMVMDLFFNTLPPNVTRKRRIHFHQFMIDVHKRSHYYKSKYHRASGIVGQAVGTNETKSSATAGGSTDGGEIDPIEPVIREIAGNMEVLCFDEFQVVDIVDAMILRRILEGLMRYGVVIVTTSNRAPSELYKNGIQRSSFIPCIHLIEHEYCVVNLDSGTDYRKVPQARHQTYFLENDLASRKEFDKLFKAMTDGEPLQHNHEINVWGRALVVPECTSKVAKFTFMGLCGQPRSAADYIALCNEFSTIFIEDIPLMSMDMRDLARRFITFIDAAYESKTRIFTTSEVELVKAFSGGVSSVTKVPDQMRALMDDLKMTADDIGGSSIFTGDEELFAFARLLSRLSEMATQLYMEASARR is encoded by the coding sequence ATGCACTGCGTGCGacttgtgccgcgcacggcccgCGCAGGCCGCCGCTTTTTCAGTGCGGGGCATGCCAGCCGCGCGGAGCCAAGCGGACCGCTCGAGACGTACCGCGCGCTTGTACAAGAGGGCCGTCTtcgcgacgatgcgcaccAAGTCAAAATCGTCGAGCAACTGCAGACGCTGCATGAGCAGCTCAAACAGTACGAGCAGGTGCCGGTACCTGCGCCAGAAGAAGGTATCAAAGAGCGTGAGCCGCCGCAGACGGGGATGCTCAGCTCGATACTGCGCCtcttgccgctgcccgAGCAGGAAGCCGGCCGGATGGAGCAGTCGAAAATGCTAGGTGTGACGCGCGATATGCAGCATCTGGGCGTGTTTGGGCATCTTGCGTCTTTTTTTTCGCACAAGAAAGAGGACACGGAAGAGCCGACGCGTCCAGAGAATGTGCCACAGTCCATGTACCTCTACGGCGACGTGGGCTGCGGCAAGAGCATGGTCATGGATCTTTTCTTCAACACCTTGCCGCCGAATGTgacgcgcaagcgccgcatccacTTTCACCAGTTTATGATTGACGTGCACAAACGCTCGCACTACTACAAGTCCAAGTACCACCGCGCCTCGGGCATCGTCGGCCAGGCGGTCGGTACCAACGAAACCAAGTCGAGCGCCACGGCGGGTGGCAGCACAGACGGCGGCGAGATCGACCCTATTGAGCCCGTGATCCGCGAGATTGCAGGAAACATGGAGGTGCTTTGCTTTGACGAGTTCCAAGTGGTGGATATTGTCGATGCAATgattttgcggcgcatcctggAAGGCTTGATGCGCTACGGCGTCGTGATCGTCACGACCTCGAACcgtgcgccgagcgagcTATACAAAAACGGGATCCAGCGCTCTAGTTTTATTCCGTGCATCCACTTGATTGAGCACGAGTACTGTGTCGTGAACCTCGATAGCGGCACAGACTACCGTAAAGTGCCCCAGGCGCGTCACCAGACCTACTTTCTGGAGAACGACttggcgtcgcgcaaggAGTTCGATAAGCTCTTCAAAGCCATGACGGACGGGGAGCCCCTGCAGCACAACCACGAAATCAACGTGTGGGGCAGAGCGCTGGTCGTGCCGGAATGCACCAGCAAGGTCGCCAAGTTTACGTTTATGGGCCTGTGCGGCCAGCcgcggagcgcagcagacTACATTGCGCTCTGCAACGAATTTAGCACGATTTTTATCGAGGATATCCCGCTGATGAGCATGGAcatgcgcgacttggcgcgccgctttaTCACATTCATCGACGCGGCGTACGAGAGCAAAACACGCATCTTTACTACCTCCGAGGTCGAGCTGGTCAAGGCGTTTAGCGGCGGCGTTTCTTCCGTCACAAAAGTGCCGGATcagatgcgcgcgctcatGGACGACCTTAAAATGACTGCCGACGACATCGGCGGCTCGTCCATCTTTACCGGAGACGAGGAGCTCtttgcgtttgcgcgcctcctcTCGCGTCTTAGTGAAATGGCGACACAGCTCTACATGGAGGCGAGTGCGCGCCGCTAG